One window of Streptomyces sp. SUK 48 genomic DNA carries:
- a CDS encoding PPOX class F420-dependent oxidoreductase, protein MTGFSAAELSYLRSQRLGRMATVDPRGQPQANPVGYRLQDDGTILIGGYAMGSTKKWRNLRENPRIALVVDDIVSVEPWRVRGVDIRGEAELLVGSHALGPQLSEEVIRIHPRRVLSWGLEESAP, encoded by the coding sequence ATGACCGGATTCAGCGCGGCGGAACTGTCGTATCTGCGCTCCCAGCGCCTCGGCCGGATGGCCACCGTCGACCCCCGGGGCCAGCCGCAGGCGAACCCCGTCGGCTACCGCCTCCAGGACGACGGCACCATCCTGATCGGCGGTTACGCGATGGGCAGCACCAAGAAGTGGCGCAATCTGCGGGAGAACCCGAGGATCGCGCTCGTCGTGGACGACATCGTGAGCGTCGAGCCCTGGCGGGTGCGCGGTGTCGACATCCGGGGCGAGGCCGAACTCCTCGTCGGCTCACACGCGTTGGGGCCGCAGCTCAGCGAGGAGGTGATCCGGATCCATCCGCGGCGGGTGCTCAGCTGGGGACTTGAGGAGTCCGCGCCGTGA